One Anguilla rostrata isolate EN2019 chromosome 15, ASM1855537v3, whole genome shotgun sequence genomic window, GGGTAACGGCGGCGGTGCTGGGGTCCAGCAGCGGCTCCCCCTTGGGCCCATCGCTCACCCCCAGCTCCAGGTAGCGGCACCCGGCCCGGAGCACCTGCTCCAGTGCCCccggcgccccctgcaggaaggAGCTGGGAGCGGCGGCGCTGATGTAGTAGCGGGTGAGGGGCAGGCTCATGTCCTGCCACACGCTCTGGTGCCGAGGCGCCATCAGCTGGCTCTCGGGCGCCTGCAGGTAGCGGGTGAAGCCGTCCAATCCCAGCAGGCCCTGCTCGCGCCCCGTCACCGACGGCTCGAACCGCCGCAGGATGTCCTGGCTGGCCTCTGCCGCCGAGGGCCCCGccccatgccccgcccctttccctgCCCACTGCTCCACCTCCAGGAAGAGTCGCAGGTCCTGCGCGTCCAGACACTCCCGGCTCTTGGACAGCTGCACCAGCAGGAAGTAGACGTCCGGACGAGTGCACAGCTCGCAGTACGCCTCATGGAACTCCTCCAGGGTGACGTGAGATGTCAGTTTCTCCTTGCGCTGCTGGATCTCCTTAAATCTGAGACGCACCTGTggttggggagagggggagtgggagggggagggcggtgGGGAGTGAGACAGGCCCAGGGAGGTAGAAAGAGGGAAAGCCTCACTGTGAACATATGCTGTGGCTCACTGCATTAACACCAATCAAGGTTTGACAAAGCTACGTCAGCTTCTGCTGTGTCTTTCGTCCTTGGTTGTTGTTTTGCGTTGGAAATATGTACTTATTATATACATAATATCACAATGGCAACTGAACTGAAGAGAAAATGTGGGGTTCTGAATGCttccctctgttttttcttgctttttatgCGCCCAGCCGTGACATCAGCGAGGTGGTACGGTGTCATGCACCTTCTGTGCCGTGCTGAGCCCAGCACTGACTCCCCGTGCTGTGGACCCTACACTAACGGTCCTTCACTAAAGATCATTTGCTGTGATACGCTGTGCTTTAATGATGTTGTAATAGCCTGTGCtaatgaccctgtgctgtgAAAGCCTGTACTTATGAACCGGTGCTGCGATATCCTGCTGCTAATACCCTAATCCTACTAATGCGCCGATGTTACTGTTACTACAAACACACTACCGTTGCTAGCGCTGCTAATACCCTAATCCTTCTAATACTAGTAACAGattaatgctaatgctactaaTGCCCTAATGCTACCACTGCATTACGTTCAAGCGGCTATTCTGCAACATACAACTCATTTTACGGATTTCAACAGAATATAATGGCATTTAAAGGTCCCCaaacattctatttttttttttttgacaatgtCCATGTACCTCAACAGGTGCACCTGAGGCATTTGTTCAAGAATGCCCACCTAACATATGTTTCAGGGAGTGTTTATGCGAATAATAGATCAAAGATGAGGAGAGGAGTGTTTTGGGATTTCAGACCAAAGGCATCCCTCTTACAATTTCGAGAGATGGGGACAGTTCTGGCAACAAAATCCCTCCCTCCTGGGAGATTCTCTACCCAATATACACATGGCTGGTGGCTACAATTGATACTGTTATGATATATACCATACTGCACTGTACTACAGTGAAAGCCAATGCTTTATTTGGCCAcgttgtattattgttgttgttcttgtgtttttaCTGTCCAGGTGGCTCTCTCTATTTCACCTTAGCCTCCTTGATGCTGGGGCACAGCTTGCAGATGGTCGCCACAGCAACGTCCTCAGACACGACGCCGTGCCCGTCCTCGTCCACCTTGCCGAACTCTTCGGCCAGCCAGCCGCGTCGCATCCGGCTGCCGAGGCTGCCgtcctcggccccgcccccggcgccgccccccgccccggcaGGGCGGGACAGCAGGTGGCGGAGCCCCGTCACCCAGATGTTGGCGGCGTCGGCCGAGAGCGCCACCAGGTCCAGCGAGCGGCAGTCCGGCCCGTGGATGATGGAGAAGGCGGCCTCCTGGGCCAGCTGGTCCGCCGGGCCGTGGTTCCGGAAGGTGTCGGTGCTCTTGCCCGCGCGCACCTCGCGGATGGCGGCCACGTCCAGCCGGGCGTGCTCGGCGTCCTTCTTGGACGGCTCCCAGCGCAGGCAGGCCTGCTCCAGGTCCAGCGTGTAGAAGCGGCAGTAGACGCGCGCGTTCGGGCGCACCTTGCGCAGCTCGCAGCCGCACTGCATGAAGGCCAGGCAGTCCACCACGCTGCTCACCTTGCGCTCCGACGGCGTGCTGCTGAACGACACCGtctttttcctcccccctcccacctttGACACTGAGGAgtcctgagagagggggagggagggaggaagggagagagagagaggggggggagagggagggagggagagggagggagagagctaTTTCCATGAAACTGAATAACCAAAGTATAACTGTGCAACTGGTTCAAACAGATTCAGTCTAAAGACACAACATTTTTGAAGTGTGCTGAAGATGCAGACAAGTGAGGAAGAGAATGAGATGTAGGAAGAGAGGACATGAAGGAAATGGGAAAGAAACATGGAGAGTGGAGaaaagaaggaaggaagaagaGGGGAGTTAGAAGGATggaagagaaagacaaaggGAGAAGttggaaaaggagagagagaaacgggagAAGAAAATATGGAGGGAGAAGGTGtgaaagggggagaaagaaagaggagggaaagaagaaggaaaagaaaatgaggaaaaGAAGAGTGGTGGAAGGAAAAGAGGCAGGGGTTAGTAggaagggttaaaaaaaaaaatttaatgcaCTTTTTTACATTAATACAATAGCAAATAGTTCACTTTCCAAATCACTGAAAATCTGAAACCAGTCCTGAGATTTAGACTTTAACGTCAACAGAAAGGGTGATTATTTTTCTATGTAGGCATGATCATGGTGATATATTTGAGAGAAAACGTACTTCCCCAGCACCTTTTAGTACAGACAGGGCTTATTATTTCAGAAGCTCATGTGACCAGCCTGCTGAGCAGTGACTCAGTGCTGGGACACTCCACTCCTTAGTGGCACCAGTAACAGGATAACaccgagagacagagagttcACTCATCCATCGACCCCCCTTCCACTGTGCTGggaatataacacacacacacacacacacacacacgtacgcaaacacacaaacacacgcacacacacatacatattgtGCAGCAAGCACATTGTCATTACTCCAATAGCCAAGTGCCACATtataagaaatgttttgtttggcaCAGAGTTTTTGTTATAGGGAACGGGTTAAAtggaaagggaagagagaaaattttaaatgatgcatggaaaagaaaaaaaataccttgGTAAACTGCAATAATACAAAACTAAAAGTTTCTCAAATACACCACAACTATCATAACTATTGCATAAGGCATGCTAGATTTAAAAATACTACCGCTACTGGCTAAAGTTAGCTAATTACTTTACAAATTACTTTTACTCTTATTCCATTTACAAATCTATTCATTATAAATGGCCTTACATTAATAGAATTGAATAAGTATATCTTATAACAGTCATGCTACCAGTAACAATTTCtccaacatttttttcatacgCGTAGTTGCTCATACCTTAATGATACTACTCCGTCGCGGTCCGGCCTTAACCGTCTCCATAGGGCCAGTCTCCGAGTCTTGACGGCCGGGGCTGGAGCATCCCGGTGAGGGAAGGATGACCCCACTACGCCTGCCTGTCCTGGATGATCTCCCAGGGCGGAATTCAGGGGCTCCGTCGCCATAACACTCCCGTTCCGACATTACACGCAATTAAaggatattaaatattttttcaggcGTTTTCTGAAAGTCACAATAGTTTATAACCGCAATGGTCTCGCGTGCAGTGGTACCATGTACAAAGCATTACAATGTCAGTAGATTAAGGCTAGAATTTTCCATTGAATTTGTCTTCATGCCGGTCGCTCGGAATGGCCACCCGTCAGATGACAGATTTAGTTTAAATAATGTTGGAAGACTTGTCATTCAAATCTTGAACGCTCCTCAAATCCTGACTTCGAAGCACTTTGAAGTTTGCTAATGTGCTCGAAGACATTCGTTTTTGttattgcattcactttaaagCACAGTATATTAGCGACAAACATGTTTTGCAGCTCTCTTGTATTATAACAGATATCAGAACAGAAAAGCATCACTTTCTGACATTTAGGTACGCGcagaaaatatgcaaaatgcTTGTGCGAAAAAGTTAAATGCCTCTAGAGGCATCTAATGCGACGTTAAACTCACTGATGTGtctggggcaaaaaaaaaaaaaaactaaaaataacacGAGCAGCGACTGTTCTATGAAGGCAGAAAGTAACGAAGAGATGGCTTCGAAGTCCCGCAGATTGTAGTTGCGTCCTGAGTATTACAAGAACAGAATAATATTTGACAGCGAGAACAATCGCCTCCCAGTCCTTCCATTCGACGTGTGTTCCCGTAACAAGCATGACTGATGTTTACATTAACCAATCCACAGGGGGAATCGATCTAAAACACCAATCTCTATATTCAAACGAGTCGGAGTTCAATGAAAACAAACGGAATTAAATGTAAAGATTAAATCAGTTTCCACCCTAAACGAAAGCCCATCTTTTTGcgtttttcacaaaaaaacgttacatttttactgatgaATCTGACTAAACTGAAAATCCACCACTGGATACGGTTatagcatgtttgtgtttgttccttaGTCTGGAGCTAAATGTTGATATAACTGAAAACTGTATGTATTGCAGGAGAGGCAGCTTTCTTCAAATGTTCTCATAACAATGCAGGCATGCAGGAATTCTTATTTATTCCATCGGGGTCCAGCTTTAGACTCTCTGGACCTTTCACGAACTATTGCTCCTACGTAGATGCTCACGGCCTTTGTAAATTATTCTGGTGTCTGGGTGGCATTATGCACCCCTCCTCCCTATTTATATACAGATAAGATACAATTCTTTAATAGCCTACTTCACCATTGATACACTTAATGTTTGTGCCACCTGGTGTGTAGCAGTActatagtagtagtaataataataataataataataataataggagccatttatttattgtgaaaagCACTACAAGGTTGAGATAAGATGACGCAATCACCGTGCGTCGGTAATTTATGAATACTGACACAGGTGCGTGTTCAGGTACGGTTGGGCGACGGGAAGGAGTTGTTTTTCAACCGCATACAGTAGCATTGCGTCGCATCGCATCGCACACGGTTCATATGTGTTTCACTTTAGTGTTGtcttgttgaatttattttgaataatttgaaaCCCACAGAAATCCATACCTTAATTAATTCTGCCAATACACAAACTAGATCTTCGACCAGCGTTTTCAAGCCAAGTAAGTGAAACTGTTTAAGCGCATGGGAAGAACTCCGTCTTCtcccagaaataaaaatgtctcaCAATTTTGACACTTTATGACAGATGAGGTCTTGATGTACCTCGGAACTGAGTTACGTGGAATAGCAGGGGGCAGTCCgcaagtatttggacagtggcacagtttttgtttttgattatttgCTCTGTATGTATTATAGCCCTTGTTTACATAGTCTTCTCATTTAGGGCAGtatttagacaaattaacaatcttaaattaaatcatcatatttagtactttatTGGAAATCTGTGGATTGGATGACTGCCTGTAGTATGCAACCTGTAGATATCACCAGACAGTGGATATcctccctggtgatgctctgtcagaTCTATACTGCAGCCTGCAGATCTATacttatggtagtctttgacacatctacgcCTACATCCTGGAGTGTTCTTAATCTGTTTCAACCGCTGAAATGACCCATTTCTTCACGACTGAACATATTcttcggtcatccactacaAATGGTCTTCCATGGTCTTTCTGGtcatttgctattgctgagctcattGCTATTgctattgtgtttttgtttcttacaATGTACCCATTGgctgattttgacacaccctgTGTTTTGGATATGTCTGTAATCAATTTGTTCTGAGTAAGAGTCAGTAAATTATTTACTAAAAACTACTCAAATACTTTTTGacttacttttgttttttgcttttcaacaaaaaaacataaatatgaaagCCAACTGAAATGAATCAGAAAGCTATATTTCTGGCAGGTACTTGTGATGCACATGATGTGATGCACAATACAATTCTGTTTGAGTTGAGCCTAAGTTCCTGAGAGTTTGTTGGAGCTCTGTTGTAGCTGTAGAAGTCTTTGCTGTGTAGAGCCACATCTTGATACTGTACTTGAGCTGGGCTTGTACTTCAGGAACTTGGTCTGCATGAGCTTTCACTCCCCCACAATTAAATTCTCCTGGACCTCTGGTTTAGATGGTGTTAAAAGACCTTCTCTGACTCAGTGGTTAATATGTGACATAAGCAGTATACCGTGACGAATATGACATCTTATTCGTGGTTACTGTTTCTGACAGACACCCACCAGATAGAATCCAATAATATAAGGGAAAAGCACACACTCCACCTATGAAAAAGACTGCAATGACACACTAACACTGACTTTTGaatgtttgaatttaaaaacacactctcATGATTCTTGAAGAGTTAAATATCTTAAGTTTAGCATTACTGTatcttataaaataaatacaggaccTGTTATTTGTGAATAGAATCTAAATATCTAAGTGCTGGTGTAGTAGTATGAGTATGGTCTGTAGAGTCACACCTTTAGCTGATGGTTGAGCTACTTCGGGAACTTGGTCAGGATTGGTCGTAAGAACTGCACCACTGTGTTACTGCCTGCATATGTGACAGTTGTTTGCTGCAATGGTTTGACAGCTTGTGATTTGTTTATTCTGAATAAGGGGTGTGACTGACCCTAACAGCACTGACTGTTGGTTGTGATATAGCCAAACAGTTTGGGGATAGGAAAccatgttttgttcagttttttaagTAAAGTAATGCAACAGTAACATGTCTTAAAAGTATACAACAAGTGCAGAAGCAATggcttttttttcagtaaaaaccTTTAGTCTTAAAGCAACATGCAAAAGCCTGCTTCACTAgggtgcaaaaataaataaaaaacgacTAATTagatttgcttttaaaagatacatttttagtGTTCATATTatgccaatttttatttttttgtatctttttcCAGAATTGTGGAGATTGTGTCTTCTAACTTTAAAGCTCTTCATCGAGTGGTATCCCCAGATGTGTTTGACACTGGTCACTTCTTCTGTGAGATGCCCGACAGTTGGAACTGAAAAAGATAAACGCACAcactgtgagtgagagggacACTAACATTGGCTGTTAATCTGTGAACCGGTCTATACACTGCATTCTCAAGTGCTCTACCGACAAGTGTTAAAGGAGACCATTTTAACGAGCCACAACCTTGAGCTGCTGGTTGGTGCGCTTTAGGAACTCGATCTCCTCCGTGTGCTTCTTATCCTCCATGACttgtctctccatctccctcagATTAACGGCCTCACACTCTGCCTCCATCTCCTTCTGCTGCCGCTCCAGGGccctcttttcctcctccaGGTCCTGGATCTGCACGGGGAGGGGATGGGAGCCACTGGCTACAGCAGCACATTCATTCATGTACAATCTACTGTCATCCATTCACTCATAAACAACCTATTGCTCCCTGAGTGTGTGTCCATTCTACACTTAGCGGGTTCATGTTAGTGGTAAAATGTTCAACATGTTAAAAGTTTCTGGCTTCTTGGAGGATCTCAATTATGAGTGGCAAGGTTTAGACTGCTCTCTTACTGGCCAACTTGTTGGTGTAAAGAAAGGGGGCTGGGTTTCTGTTCCCTTATTATTCTGTGGAGCGAAGGTTCTCTCCTATTGGTCCAATTGGAGGATGGAGAGGAGCCTAACCCTCCATATCATTGGTCTGAGGAAGGAAAGGAACCAGTCTTCTGCATCGATGACACTGGCCCTGCTGTACCTGTTTCTCCATTTCGGCTTTCCCCTGCTCAGCGTGCAGCACCTTCCTGATGCCAAAGGCAACgctgctctcatccagagtcTGATAGGCGGCCATGCACATGCTGATCTCATCTCGAACCCGCAGCAATAGCAGCCCCCTGTCAGTGCAGTTTATGGTTTCCTGTCTGATCAGTTCATCTGTGGGAGGAGACCAGGACAAACTGGGCTTTGGTCTGGTGCTCTGAGAAGACGACAGATCCCAATGGAAATGCATGGTTGGATATGCCACGCTTCTATCCTGAATGGTCAGTGCAAGTGTAGCCATGTccagttaaattattttccctGGTGTTTTCATTGCTCGGATGGCACCTGCTCACCGAAGCACTGCGAGTACAGCTCTCTCCGGACGTCGCAGATCCCGGTCTCCCGAGCCTGCCTCTGCTGCAGCTTGAGattcagctgctcctccagcttgACCACGTCCATGCGCGAGCCCGGCGCGCTCGACACTCGCTGCACCCACAGGCCGCCGCCGTCCGACCACTCCCTGCAGCGGAAGCACGTCAGGGGCCAAGCTGCTGCGtcgcaggacagagagaggcgCGGACAACGTGGGCTTACCTCGGCGGCAGAATGGCATGGAGGATCTCCTcagttttctccttttttgcaTCTGCTATGGGGCACTTTggtttgggtggaggggggactGGGGAGCTTGTAGGTGGTGGCTGGGGGCTCCCTCTAATAGGGGGAGCTTGACCCTGAGAGGGAATTACATCATCACTGCAGGAGTTTCAGGAGAGGAAATTATATCATTGGCGCCCTGCTCTACGATTGGGGTGCCTCTTTGAAGACCAGGAAGTCTACTGCCCCAAGAGGAGCTAGAACAGAGCAATTTTCcataaatatgaaacaaatggGAATTAGGCATTTTGTACTAGAGGGggaaattataataataataaatacatttgttctTTTCATAATGTTATGGATGTTTTGATATATTATATCATAGCACTATGATATAATGGCATTTTTAGGTGGCAAAAAACAGTATGGGAATGAACAAATAACCACTTAGAATCTTGAAAGCTCAGGCAAAGCAACTATCAAGAAAGTTCTAAATTTGAGATTTTAGGACAGCTGTATGGCTTGCTGTACCACCCCCTAAATGCTGCTAACcaaatgcaaaatatgcaaCCTTGCTGAGCACAGAAATAGCAGTTGTTTCTGTGGAGTTagttgtttgtatgttttgcatttgactatcatttatatttttcattttactgattttatttcatttattatttgtgaAAGACATTGTTCTGCAACCCTATGTATGAAATGTGTCATATAAACCGAtctaattatataaattaagtttattagtagtagcagcTGCAGACAGTAGCAGCTGTAAGTAGCAACAGCAGAGTCAGATAGTGCTGGGCTGGAGCAGAAGCCTGCACTCACAGTGGTCCTCAGTGATGACAAACACAATACTCAAAAATCAGcactgaagaaaaaatgcaCATCAGCTATTATGATACGTTATGATCATGTCCTGGAGAGTTGCTGTGCTGAATGTTGTTAGGaattgcatgtgtttttttagaAAGTAGATTTTAATGGACATCCTGAGGGCAGTCATCTCATAACACACGACTTTGAAGGAACTGAGTTTTTATTATGCTtagaaaaaacacaatgcaatatTAGCAAGCACATTACCCACTTAGTGAACCCACCATGTTAGCACTGTAGCTCTCCTGTTTAACCACATGAACCATGAGAATGAcgaggaaattaaaatgaatgcattgtttTTAGTTAATTTTATACAAAGCTATATAACATGATACAATCTAAAGGCTAACCAGTTTTAAGGGTACTTACtgcaacaagaaaacaaaataaaatattattgctgtaaaaaaaattttaactgaATAGCTTGTGCGTTCAACCCCAACTTGCtagtaaatgaaataaataaacaccgTCCAAATCATTGAGTGCCGACTACACCGTGTAGAGAAAATACTATTCTTAGGAAAGGAGATAGAACTATTACGAATGTGTAATTGCCCATAattgaaaaataagaagaatttaacTGTGTGTTATGTTGAGAAAAACTGTGATGTGCAAATTCGTGTTAATTGCGAACTAAGTTCCTTTTGATGAAAACGGGAGTCTCAAAACACATGCctgatactgtacacacaaatgcataaacGATTCTCGAAATCCTGGTGGTGCTGTTTGATATTTTTCTGTGCGATAATCCAGTGGGGAAAATCCATTGAGTCAATAATTTTGATATAATCTGGCAAGCTGGAGCACCAAAACcgctaaattaaaaatactcCCCAACCTTTTTTGTACCTGAGGTGTCTTCCTGGTCACCAACACTGGATCGTCATATTTCAGCAGAGAACCGAATGTGTATCCTTCCATGGcagtacattaaattacatagcagttaaataaataaacagtttaaaCATGCATGTTCAGCTGCTGAATAACAATCCTGACCTGTTTTATATACCGCTACATTCCATTCGGAGATAAAAGTCTGCTTTCAATTGTGTTTAGTGACGTCACAGAAGCAGGCATATTAAATTCGATATTTCAGGTAAAACATCACAGTAGTCAGTCCAGCGAGAGCAAAATCTACGACAGAACCTAATCTCAAATTTATAAATACGTTAAACATATCGAAGTAggacaatatttaaaataaataataacatagACCTTTAATTCTACCAACATATAACTCTaactaaaaataattctgattcCATATGTGCCCAGCAACAAGCTCAACTCCTCTAATCAAATTCTACTGTGACCCACAAGCCCATCTGAACAATCtgcttgtctttttaaaattcttgtAACATATCTGTCTTTAAAAGAAATTTGTagcatatttttacttttccctCTATATATGCATGCAGGGATACTAACATAACTTTGTATTGTATGtgacaatattttaatttagtttttcatttcattagttTTTCTTGGCACAAAAACCActttacaaataaagttt contains:
- the LOC135240849 gene encoding 33 kDa inner dynein arm light chain, axonemal-like isoform X1, translated to MATLALTIQDRSVAYPTMHFHWDLSSSQSTRPKPSLSWSPPTDELIRQETINCTDRGLLLLRVRDEISMCMAAYQTLDESSVAFGIRKVLHAEQGKAEMEKQIQDLEEEKRALERQQKEMEAECEAVNLREMERQVMEDKKHTEEIEFLKRTNQQLKFQLSGISQKK
- the LOC135240849 gene encoding axonemal dynein light intermediate polypeptide 1-like isoform X2; its protein translation is MDVVKLEEQLNLKLQQRQARETGICDVRRELYSQCFDELIRQETINCTDRGLLLLRVRDEISMCMAAYQTLDESSVAFGIRKVLHAEQGKAEMEKQIQDLEEEKRALERQQKEMEAECEAVNLREMERQVMEDKKHTEEIEFLKRTNQQLKFQLSGISQKK